The proteins below are encoded in one region of Fusobacterium massiliense:
- a CDS encoding SPFH domain-containing protein: MLVIPFFVLLLILIALITLKAIKIIPESQVYVIEKLGKYSESLNSGLNFINPFFDRVSRIVSLKEQVVDFEPQAVITKDNATMQIDTVVYYQVTDPKLYTYGVERPLSAIENLTATTLRNIIGDMTVDETLTSRDIINTKMRQELDEATDPWGIKVNRVELKSILPPNDIRIAMEKEMKAEREKRAKILEAQAVRESAILVAEGEKQSAILRAEAEKEVKIKEAEGKAQAIIEIQRAEAEAIKILNDAKPSKEILSLKSLETFEKVSNGQATKIIIPSEIQNLGGLIQSIREIK; the protein is encoded by the coding sequence ATGTTAGTTATACCATTTTTTGTACTTTTACTTATTCTTATAGCTCTTATAACATTGAAAGCTATAAAAATAATTCCAGAATCACAAGTTTATGTTATTGAAAAATTAGGAAAATATTCTGAATCTTTAAACTCTGGTCTTAACTTTATCAATCCTTTTTTTGATAGAGTTTCAAGAATTGTATCTTTAAAAGAACAGGTAGTTGACTTTGAACCACAAGCCGTTATCACTAAAGATAATGCAACTATGCAAATAGATACTGTTGTTTATTACCAAGTCACTGATCCTAAATTATATACTTATGGAGTTGAAAGACCACTTTCTGCCATAGAAAATTTAACAGCTACCACTCTTAGAAACATTATTGGAGATATGACTGTTGATGAAACTTTAACTTCAAGAGATATTATTAATACAAAAATGCGTCAAGAACTTGATGAAGCCACAGATCCTTGGGGAATTAAAGTCAACCGTGTTGAGTTAAAAAGCATATTGCCACCAAACGATATTAGAATTGCTATGGAAAAAGAAATGAAAGCTGAAAGAGAAAAAAGAGCAAAGATTTTAGAAGCACAAGCAGTTAGAGAATCTGCTATTCTTGTTGCAGAAGGAGAAAAACAATCTGCTATTCTGAGAGCTGAGGCTGAAAAAGAAGTTAAAATTAAAGAAGCAGAAGGTAAAGCTCAAGCAATTATTGAAATTCAAAGAGCAGAAGCTGAGGCAATTAAAATATTAAACGATGCTAAACCTAGTAAAGAAATCTTATCTTTAAAATCTCTTGAAACATTTGAAAAAGTTTCTAATGGTCAGGCAACAAAAATTATTATTCCTAGTGAAATACAAAATTTAGGTGGACTAATACAAAGTATAAGAGAAATTAAATAA
- a CDS encoding dihydrofolate reductase, with amino-acid sequence MEKKYYKNLKMIVCVGENNLIGDRKPDENGNGMLWHIKEELMYFKEKTIGHTILFGATTAKYVPVELMKKNREVIVLHRSMDINKLIEDLTQENKTVFVCGGSSIYEYFLDNFIIDEIYFSKIKSHVEVQEAKEPLFFPKLDDYGYKSISEKEFDDFTAYVYSIEKF; translated from the coding sequence ATGGAGAAAAAATATTATAAAAATTTAAAAATGATAGTTTGTGTTGGAGAAAATAATCTTATTGGAGATAGAAAACCAGATGAAAATGGGAACGGAATGCTTTGGCATATCAAAGAAGAACTTATGTATTTTAAAGAAAAGACAATAGGACACACTATATTATTTGGAGCAACTACTGCTAAATATGTTCCTGTAGAACTTATGAAAAAAAATAGAGAAGTTATTGTATTACATAGAAGTATGGATATTAATAAATTAATTGAAGACTTAACTCAAGAAAATAAAACTGTATTTGTGTGTGGAGGTTCATCTATATATGAGTATTTTTTAGATAATTTTATTATAGATGAAATCTATTTTTCTAAAATTAAATCTCATGTTGAAGTTCAGGAAGCTAAAGAGCCTCTTTTCTTCCCTAAATTAGACGATTATGGTTATAAAAGTATTTCTGAAAAAGAATTTGATGATTTTACAGCTTATGTATATTCAATAGAAAAATTTTAA
- the thyA gene encoding thymidylate synthase: MKSQFDIIYRDIVNTIVEKGIWSEGNVRTKYADGTPAHYKSYIGYQFRLNNSTDEAHLITSRFAPSKAPIREIYWIWLLQSNNVDVLNNLGCKFWDEWRKEDGTIGKAYGYQIAKETFGQKSQLDYVINELKNNPNSRRIMTEIWIPNELHEMALTPCVHLTQWSVINGKLYLEVRQRSCDVALGLVANVFQYSVLHKLVALECGLEPAEIIWNIHNVHIYDRHYDKLVKQVNSETFEAPTLKINNFTSIYNFKPDDIEILNYQYGEKVNYEVAI; this comes from the coding sequence ATGAAATCACAATTTGATATTATTTATAGAGATATAGTTAATACTATTGTTGAAAAAGGAATCTGGTCAGAAGGAAATGTTAGAACAAAATATGCTGACGGAACTCCAGCTCATTATAAAAGTTATATTGGGTATCAATTTAGATTGAATAACTCAACAGATGAAGCTCATTTAATAACATCAAGATTTGCTCCGAGTAAAGCACCAATCAGAGAAATTTATTGGATATGGTTGCTTCAATCTAACAATGTAGATGTTTTAAATAATTTAGGTTGTAAATTTTGGGACGAATGGAGAAAAGAAGATGGAACTATTGGGAAAGCCTATGGGTATCAAATAGCAAAAGAAACTTTTGGACAAAAATCTCAACTTGACTATGTAATAAATGAATTAAAAAATAATCCAAATAGTAGAAGAATTATGACTGAAATTTGGATACCTAATGAATTACATGAAATGGCTTTAACTCCTTGTGTCCATTTGACACAATGGTCTGTTATTAACGGCAAATTATACTTAGAAGTAAGACAAAGAAGTTGTGATGTTGCACTAGGACTTGTTGCAAATGTGTTTCAATATTCTGTGTTACATAAACTAGTAGCATTAGAATGTGGGCTTGAACCAGCTGAAATTATTTGGAATATTCATAATGTTCATATTTATGATAGACATTATGATAAATTAGTAAAACAAGTTAATTCAGAAACTTTTGAAGCACCTACTTTAAAAATAAATAATTTTACATCTATTTATAACTTTAAACCTGACGATATTGAAATTTTAAATTATCAATATGGAGAAAAAGTAAATTATGAGGTAGCAATTTAA
- a CDS encoding immunity 17 family protein: MDEVFEWLKAHYQYVLIAAGLLFLIGAIRDWKWVYQATGGNKARHAFIFEVWGEKGYRVFIGICGLLLMICGVVFLMLDKR, translated from the coding sequence ATGGATGAAGTATTTGAATGGTTAAAAGCACATTATCAGTATGTATTGATAGCAGCCGGGTTACTATTTTTAATCGGTGCTATAAGAGATTGGAAATGGGTGTATCAGGCTACAGGCGGAAATAAGGCAAGGCACGCATTTATTTTTGAAGTGTGGGGTGAGAAAGGTTACAGAGTTTTCATAGGTATATGTGGACTGTTGCTTATGATTTGTGGTGTTGTGTTTTTAATGTTGGATAAACGATAA
- a CDS encoding DUF695 domain-containing protein, which translates to MKWNSENRKEFFAYIEKLTDEDKYTECMTALESIPMEERDYEVWYQLARTYQNFAIVGNDDKGTPSFIGDKFLLKSIDILNSVREEGKDKAEWNMRMAYGYQYLTHEEEKAIPYALRWAELDPEDKDALEVVKECKEEVEKREYRVNVATEKVIDQETAEIDEDWCVYLCNAFACDLPAVIRTNLALTDFQFTANYPKRLELQILYKNADDNGFPTKEEGKYLYDIEDAVEEIVEQHGDILAGVVKCDERVHIFAYAKDESGYYDEISEIMAENFPDYVYTFAVFEDKDWELYFDALYPDRYEYQSIMNRWLIEDIKSNGDSMVPRVLEHCLFFTTEENGEAFLTKVMEDGFTKLSSENLSNNEDIDKEYPYELVIGREDDFEDIDETVWYLMDLAKEFDGEYDGWACPIVK; encoded by the coding sequence ATGAAATGGAATTCAGAAAATCGCAAAGAATTTTTTGCGTATATAGAAAAGCTTACAGATGAAGATAAATATACGGAATGTATGACAGCATTGGAAAGCATCCCTATGGAAGAACGGGATTACGAAGTATGGTATCAGCTTGCTCGTACCTATCAAAACTTCGCTATTGTCGGTAATGATGATAAAGGAACACCTAGTTTTATTGGCGATAAATTTTTATTAAAATCTATAGATATTTTGAATTCAGTTAGAGAAGAGGGGAAAGATAAAGCTGAATGGAATATGCGTATGGCATATGGCTATCAATACTTGACTCATGAGGAAGAAAAAGCGATTCCTTATGCATTGCGTTGGGCAGAGTTAGATCCTGAGGATAAGGATGCATTGGAAGTAGTAAAAGAGTGTAAAGAAGAAGTGGAAAAAAGAGAGTACAGAGTAAATGTGGCTACTGAGAAAGTAATAGATCAAGAAACTGCTGAAATTGATGAAGACTGGTGCGTTTATCTATGCAATGCATTTGCTTGTGACTTACCAGCTGTGATTCGAACCAATTTAGCTCTTACAGATTTTCAATTCACTGCAAACTACCCTAAAAGACTAGAATTACAAATATTATATAAGAATGCTGATGACAACGGGTTTCCCACAAAAGAAGAAGGGAAATATTTATATGATATAGAAGACGCTGTAGAAGAGATTGTTGAACAACATGGAGATATTTTAGCAGGCGTTGTGAAATGCGATGAACGGGTACATATTTTTGCCTATGCTAAGGATGAGTCGGGGTACTACGATGAAATTTCTGAGATTATGGCAGAAAACTTCCCTGATTACGTATATACATTTGCAGTATTTGAAGATAAGGACTGGGAACTGTATTTTGATGCACTGTATCCTGACAGATATGAATACCAAAGTATTATGAATAGATGGCTCATTGAGGATATTAAAAGTAATGGTGATAGTATGGTGCCAAGAGTACTCGAACATTGCCTGTTCTTTACAACAGAAGAAAATGGGGAAGCATTTTTAACCAAAGTAATGGAAGACGGTTTTACAAAACTTTCATCAGAAAATCTGAGCAACAATGAGGATATAGATAAGGAATATCCATATGAACTTGTCATAGGCAGAGAAGATGATTTTGAAGATATTGACGAAACTGTCTGGTATCTTATGGATTTGGCAAAAGAATTTGACGGGGAATATGATGGCTGGGCATGCCCTATTGTAAAGTAG
- the gltX gene encoding glutamate--tRNA ligase, which yields MCTCNCSDKKRVRTRVAPSPTGDPHVGTAYIALFNIAFAHVNNGDFILRIEDTDRTRYTAGSEQMIFDSLKWLDLNYAEGPDVGGDYGPYRQSERFDLYGKYAKELVEKGGAYYCFCDQERLENLRERQKAMGLPPGYDGHCRSLTKEEIEEKIAAGVPYVIRLKMPYEGETVIHDRLRGDIVFENSKIDDQVLLKADGFPTYHLANIVDDHLMGITHVIRAEEWIASTPKHIQLYKAFGWDAPEFIHMPLLRNDDRSKISKRKNPVSLTWYKEEGYLKEGLINFLGLMGYSYGDGQEIFSLEEFKNNFNIDKVSLGGPVFDLVKLGWVNNQHMKMKDLTELTKLTIPFFVQEGYLKDENISDKEFESLKKIVEIEREGAKTLKELAKNSKFFFVDEFSLPELREDMDKKERKSVERLLNSLKDEVGLKSIKLFVEKLEKWNSNEFTSEEAKDLLHSLLDDLQDGPGKVFMPIRAVLTGESKGADLYNVLYVIGKERALKRIKDTITKYNIGI from the coding sequence ATGTGCACTTGTAATTGTAGTGATAAAAAAAGAGTTAGAACAAGAGTAGCTCCATCTCCAACAGGAGATCCACATGTAGGAACAGCATACATAGCTTTATTTAATATAGCTTTTGCTCATGTAAATAATGGAGACTTTATATTAAGAATAGAAGATACGGATAGAACTAGATATACAGCCGGATCAGAACAAATGATATTTGATTCTTTAAAATGGCTTGATTTAAATTATGCTGAAGGTCCAGATGTTGGTGGAGATTATGGACCATACAGACAATCTGAAAGATTTGACCTTTATGGAAAATATGCAAAAGAATTAGTTGAAAAAGGTGGAGCATATTATTGTTTCTGTGACCAAGAAAGACTTGAAAATCTAAGAGAAAGACAAAAAGCTATGGGACTACCTCCTGGATATGATGGACATTGTCGTTCTTTAACTAAAGAAGAAATAGAAGAAAAAATTGCTGCAGGTGTTCCATATGTAATAAGATTAAAAATGCCTTATGAAGGAGAAACTGTAATCCATGATAGACTAAGAGGAGATATAGTTTTTGAAAATAGTAAGATAGATGACCAAGTTTTATTAAAAGCAGATGGTTTCCCTACTTATCACTTAGCAAATATAGTTGATGACCATTTAATGGGAATCACTCATGTTATAAGAGCAGAAGAATGGATAGCTTCAACTCCAAAACATATCCAACTTTACAAAGCCTTTGGTTGGGACGCTCCAGAATTTATACATATGCCTCTTTTAAGAAACGATGATAGAAGTAAAATTTCAAAAAGAAAAAATCCAGTTTCATTAACTTGGTATAAAGAAGAAGGATATTTAAAAGAAGGTTTAATAAATTTCTTAGGACTAATGGGATATTCTTATGGTGATGGACAAGAAATATTTAGCTTAGAAGAATTTAAAAATAATTTTAATATCGATAAAGTTTCTTTAGGTGGACCAGTATTTGACCTTGTAAAATTAGGTTGGGTAAATAATCAACATATGAAAATGAAAGATTTAACTGAACTTACAAAATTAACTATTCCTTTCTTTGTACAAGAAGGATATTTAAAAGATGAAAATATTAGTGATAAAGAATTTGAATCTTTGAAGAAAATAGTTGAAATAGAAAGAGAAGGAGCAAAAACTCTAAAAGAATTAGCAAAAAATTCTAAATTTTTCTTTGTTGATGAGTTTTCTCTTCCTGAATTAAGAGAAGATATGGATAAGAAAGAAAGAAAAAGTGTTGAAAGATTACTAAACTCGTTAAAAGATGAGGTTGGGTTAAAATCAATAAAACTATTTGTAGAAAAACTTGAAAAATGGAATAGTAATGAATTTACTTCTGAAGAAGCAAAAGATTTATTACACTCTCTACTTGATGATTTACAAGATGGACCAGGAAAAGTATTTATGCCTATTAGAGCAGTATTAACTGGTGAATCTAAAGGGGCAGATTTATATAATGTTCTTTATGTTATCGGAAAAGAAAGAGCTTTAAAAAGAATTAAAGATACTATTACAAAATATAATATAGGAATATAA
- a CDS encoding Fic family protein, producing the protein MRFFSYENLARSKWDSEIINLLSQIHEHKGKQELFLTRKPAALDKLVEIAKIQSVEDSNKIEGIVTTAVRIKELMNQKTTPRNRDEEEILGYRDVLNTIHESYEYIPINSNYILQLHRDLFKYSEKGIGGRYKNTQNSIVEKDKEGNAIEIFKPLSPYETPGAIEQICNELNIAFDKKDVDSLLLIPIFIHDFLCIHPFNDGNGRMSRLLTTLLLYRQGYVIGKYISLESKIEKNKDSYYIALEKSGIGWHENKEDPLPFIKYILRTILAAYIDFEERVDYVDEKVSTIELVRNAIDRKLGKFTKSDMMELVPSVGKATIENMLKQLTEEAYIERHGKGRATFYVKK; encoded by the coding sequence ATGAGATTTTTTAGTTATGAAAATCTAGCAAGAAGCAAGTGGGATAGTGAAATTATAAATCTTCTTTCACAAATTCATGAGCACAAAGGAAAACAAGAACTTTTTTTGACACGCAAACCTGCTGCTTTAGATAAATTAGTAGAGATTGCTAAAATTCAAAGTGTAGAGGATTCTAATAAAATAGAGGGAATTGTTACTACAGCAGTCAGAATAAAAGAGTTAATGAATCAAAAAACAACTCCTAGAAATAGGGATGAAGAAGAAATTCTTGGGTATAGAGATGTACTAAATACGATTCATGAAAGTTATGAATATATTCCAATCAACAGTAACTATATTTTACAGCTTCATAGAGACCTATTTAAGTATAGTGAAAAAGGAATTGGTGGTAGATATAAAAATACTCAGAATTCTATTGTGGAAAAAGATAAAGAGGGTAATGCTATCGAAATTTTTAAGCCATTATCCCCATATGAAACACCAGGTGCAATTGAGCAGATTTGTAATGAATTGAATATAGCTTTTGACAAAAAAGACGTGGATTCGTTGCTTTTAATTCCAATTTTTATCCATGATTTTCTTTGTATTCATCCTTTCAATGACGGGAATGGAAGGATGAGTCGTTTATTAACAACTCTCTTGCTATACAGACAAGGATATGTAATTGGGAAATATATCAGTTTAGAAAGTAAAATAGAAAAAAATAAAGACAGTTATTATATAGCTTTAGAAAAAAGTGGGATAGGTTGGCATGAAAACAAAGAAGATCCTTTACCGTTTATAAAATATATTCTTAGAACGATATTAGCCGCTTATATTGATTTTGAAGAAAGAGTTGATTATGTAGACGAAAAAGTATCTACAATTGAACTTGTTAGAAATGCAATTGATAGGAAATTAGGTAAATTTACAAAAAGTGATATGATGGAATTAGTTCCAAGTGTAGGGAAGGCTACAATCGAAAATATGCTTAAGCAATTGACTGAGGAAGCGTACATTGAAAGACATGGTAAAGGAAGAGCGACCTTTTATGTAAAAAAATAG
- a CDS encoding adhesion protein FadA — translation MKKFLLLAVLAVSASAFAEDNLIGELQALDAEYQNLANQEEARFEEERQQAVAASEALAQNERVYSELSERAQKLSAEANTRFYKSQYQDLASKYEGALKKLNAEMEQQKAVIADFQKIQALRAGN, via the coding sequence ATGAAAAAATTTTTATTATTAGCAGTTTTAGCTGTTTCTGCATCAGCTTTTGCTGAAGACAATTTGATAGGAGAATTACAAGCACTAGATGCTGAATACCAAAATCTAGCTAATCAAGAAGAAGCAAGATTTGAAGAAGAAAGACAACAAGCAGTTGCTGCAAGTGAAGCATTAGCACAAAATGAAAGAGTTTATTCTGAATTATCTGAAAGAGCTCAAAAACTTTCTGCTGAAGCTAACACAAGATTCTACAAATCTCAATATCAAGATTTAGCTTCTAAATATGAAGGAGCTTTAAAGAAATTAAATGCTGAAATGGAACAACAAAAAGCAGTTATAGCTGATTTCCAAAAAATTCAAGCTTTAAGAGCTGGAAACTAG
- a CDS encoding CCA tRNA nucleotidyltransferase, producing the protein MQKISKDNFNLVEINILNILNKYGKGYVVGGAVRDILLGKKPKDVDFTTNLSYETLKNLFKDCNPKEIGKSFGVLKIICANKEYEIAKFRKDLYIEKNGLKLLPEGEKIEFLDDVDEDLIRRDFTINAMAYNLENGLIDLYNGQNDIENKIINFVGLAEERIIEDPLRILRAFRFMSTLNFSLSNDTISAIKNQRNTIISLPKERIKIELDKLILGENIKNTLFLMKETGVLELIIPELKITYSYNQCNPHHSFDLFTHIVNVVEKVPNDLVLKYTALLHDIAKPLVQTFDDKGIAHYKGHDTVGSEKAKEILMSLKFPTKFINIVSELIKYHTQLYKDLTDKKLNKLLSILGYENMKRLIEHTIADNESKNIEVVKVESNLFDRLEEAVKKNMEISINDLDIDGYEIQKLGYQGKEIGEIKNKLLDLVLEEKLENKKRYLLDYILKNKLL; encoded by the coding sequence ATGCAAAAAATTTCTAAGGATAATTTTAATTTGGTTGAAATAAATATTCTAAATATTTTAAATAAATATGGAAAAGGATATGTTGTTGGTGGAGCTGTTCGAGACATTTTATTAGGGAAAAAACCTAAAGATGTGGACTTCACAACAAATTTATCTTATGAAACTTTAAAAAATCTATTTAAAGATTGTAATCCTAAGGAGATAGGGAAATCTTTTGGGGTATTAAAAATAATATGTGCTAATAAAGAATATGAAATTGCAAAGTTTAGAAAAGACTTATATATTGAAAAAAATGGACTAAAGTTACTTCCAGAGGGAGAAAAAATTGAGTTTTTAGATGATGTTGATGAAGACTTAATTCGGAGAGATTTTACAATAAATGCCATGGCATATAATTTAGAAAATGGGCTTATAGATCTATATAATGGTCAAAATGACATAGAAAATAAGATTATAAATTTTGTTGGTTTAGCTGAAGAAAGAATTATAGAAGACCCTTTACGTATATTAAGAGCTTTTAGATTTATGAGTACTTTAAATTTCTCGTTATCAAATGATACTATAAGTGCTATAAAGAACCAAAGAAATACGATAATTAGTTTACCTAAAGAAAGAATAAAAATTGAATTAGATAAGTTAATACTTGGGGAAAATATAAAAAATACTTTGTTTTTAATGAAAGAAACAGGGGTCTTAGAGTTGATTATTCCAGAATTAAAAATAACGTATTCCTATAATCAGTGTAATCCACATCATAGTTTTGATTTGTTTACACATATTGTTAATGTTGTAGAAAAAGTTCCGAATGATCTTGTTTTGAAATATACTGCTCTTTTGCATGATATAGCTAAACCGCTTGTTCAAACTTTTGATGATAAAGGAATTGCTCACTATAAAGGTCATGATACAGTAGGCTCAGAGAAAGCTAAGGAAATTTTAATGAGTTTAAAATTTCCTACAAAATTTATAAATATAGTTAGTGAGTTAATAAAATATCATACACAGTTATATAAGGATCTTACGGATAAAAAATTAAATAAGTTATTATCTATCTTAGGATATGAAAATATGAAAAGACTAATAGAGCATACTATTGCTGATAATGAATCTAAAAATATAGAAGTTGTAAAGGTTGAAAGCAATTTGTTTGACAGATTAGAGGAAGCTGTGAAAAAGAATATGGAAATATCTATTAATGATTTAGATATAGATGGATATGAGATTCAGAAATTAGGTTATCAAGGTAAAGAAATAGGAGAAATTAAAAATAAATTATTAGATTTAGTTTTGGAAGAAAAGCTTGAAAACAAAAAAAGATATTTGCTTGATTATATTTTAAAAAATAAACTTTTGTGA
- a CDS encoding NfeD family protein: MTYIFWLVLTIIFTIIEFTVPALVTVWFAIASALTIPVSFFTNDPKIDIIFFTIISVLSILFIRPYAKKCLNRNHLNSDATIIDTAVIITKIIDVKSKEKTYEVRYKSSIWTAISSDIFELDDSARIVSFKGNKIIINKVS; this comes from the coding sequence ATGACTTATATATTTTGGTTAGTTTTAACAATAATTTTTACTATCATTGAATTTACTGTACCAGCTTTAGTTACCGTTTGGTTTGCTATTGCATCTGCACTGACAATTCCAGTATCATTCTTTACGAATGATCCTAAAATAGATATTATATTTTTTACAATCATCTCTGTTTTATCTATTCTTTTCATTAGACCCTATGCTAAAAAATGTTTGAATAGAAATCATCTAAACTCTGATGCTACAATAATTGATACTGCTGTAATAATTACAAAAATTATTGATGTAAAATCTAAAGAAAAAACTTATGAAGTAAGATATAAATCTTCTATCTGGACAGCTATTAGCAGTGATATTTTTGAATTAGATGATAGTGCTAGAATAGTTAGTTTTAAAGGAAATAAAATTATTATAAATAAAGTCTCTTGA
- the trkA gene encoding Trk system potassium transporter TrkA: MKIVIIGAGKVGELLCQDLSLEGNDIILVEKEAKTLEKILSNNDIMGFVGNGTSYDVQMEAGVPKADVFISVTEKDEINIIASVIAKKLGAKYTIARVRSIDYSSQISFMTDSLGIDLVINPELEAAKDIKKNIDFPDALNVETFLDGKLKLVEFSIEEDSILENVSILDFKQKYFPNLLVCIIKRGDEIIIPSGNNFIKPNDRIYVTGSNEEILKFQDKLGKNNKKIKSAFIIGAGIISHYLAKELLKDHISVKIVEQNLQKANRFSEALEGASVINGDGSSEETLKEENFKNYDSCISITGIDEVNMFISIYAKKIGIKKIITKLNKLSLVNILGDNSFQSIITPKKIIADNIVKVIRSLSGKRKSLIENLYRLENNRVEAVEFLIRGNNKVNNIPLKDLKIKKNLMIAYIIRDGLPIFPKGTDCIKEGDRVIIITTEIFFDDINNIVVE, encoded by the coding sequence ATGAAAATTGTTATTATTGGAGCAGGAAAAGTAGGAGAGCTACTTTGCCAAGATTTGTCACTTGAAGGTAATGATATTATACTTGTTGAGAAAGAAGCTAAGACTCTTGAAAAAATTCTATCAAACAATGATATTATGGGATTTGTTGGAAATGGTACAAGTTATGATGTTCAAATGGAAGCAGGGGTACCCAAAGCTGATGTTTTTATATCTGTAACAGAAAAAGATGAAATTAATATTATAGCTTCTGTTATTGCAAAAAAATTAGGAGCTAAATATACTATAGCTAGGGTAAGAAGTATTGATTACTCTTCTCAAATATCTTTTATGACTGATTCTTTAGGAATAGATTTAGTCATAAACCCAGAGCTTGAAGCAGCAAAGGATATTAAAAAAAATATTGATTTCCCAGATGCATTGAATGTTGAAACATTTTTGGACGGAAAATTAAAATTGGTTGAGTTTAGCATAGAAGAAGATTCTATTTTAGAAAATGTATCTATATTAGATTTTAAGCAAAAATATTTTCCTAACTTATTGGTTTGTATTATTAAAAGAGGAGATGAAATTATTATTCCATCTGGAAATAATTTTATTAAACCGAATGATAGAATTTATGTAACTGGTAGTAATGAAGAAATACTAAAATTTCAAGATAAATTAGGGAAAAATAATAAGAAAATTAAATCTGCTTTTATTATCGGTGCGGGAATAATTTCTCATTATTTAGCAAAAGAACTTTTAAAGGATCATATTTCTGTAAAAATAGTAGAACAAAACTTACAAAAAGCAAATAGATTTAGTGAGGCTTTAGAAGGAGCCTCTGTTATAAATGGTGATGGTAGTAGTGAAGAAACTTTAAAAGAAGAAAATTTTAAAAATTATGACTCATGTATCTCTATTACAGGGATAGATGAGGTGAATATGTTTATATCTATTTATGCAAAAAAAATAGGAATTAAAAAGATAATTACAAAGCTTAATAAACTATCTTTAGTAAATATTTTAGGGGATAATAGTTTTCAATCTATTATTACTCCTAAAAAGATCATTGCTGATAATATAGTAAAAGTTATTCGTTCTTTGAGTGGAAAAAGAAAAAGTTTGATTGAGAATTTATATAGATTAGAAAATAACAGAGTTGAAGCTGTTGAATTTTTGATAAGAGGTAATAATAAAGTAAATAATATTCCTCTAAAAGATTTAAAAATAAAGAAAAACTTGATGATTGCTTATATAATCAGAGATGGACTTCCTATATTTCCTAAAGGGACAGATTGTATAAAAGAAGGGGATAGAGTTATAATAATAACTACAGAGATTTTTTTCGATGATATTAATAATATTGTAGTAGAGTAG